A single region of the Leptodactylus fuscus isolate aLepFus1 chromosome 5, aLepFus1.hap2, whole genome shotgun sequence genome encodes:
- the DRAM1 gene encoding DNA damage-regulated autophagy modulator protein 1: MVVWCKNNAALLPCVLVIWSSAAFIVSYIFAVLEGHVVAFVPYISDTGTCIPESGVFGFMISVTAMLGAATMYARYKIIQAQNVRISFLSYWFNLTSLLIGILGCIGMGIVASFQETSVTTVHDVGALLTFICGIAYIFLQSIITFKACPQWSKKGTCYIRMTISVISIIALFPMIICASFDGMKFYRCEVGEEPSPYHQASAVCEWIVAFGFVTFFLTYIKEFQAVTLKITTEIQDDF, translated from the exons ATGGTTGTTTGGTGTAAGAACAATGCGGCTCTGTTGCCATGTGTCTTGGTTATTTGGTCCTCAGCAGCATTTATTGTCTCTTACATCTTTGCGGTGCTTGAGGGACATGTGGTGGCTTTTGTACCTTATATAAG TGACACCGGGACATGTATTCCAGAAAGTGGTGTGTTTGGATTTATGATCAGTGTCACCGCCATGTTAG GTGCTGCCACAATGTATGCAAGGTATAAAATAATCCAGGCCCAAAATGTGAGAATCTCTTTTCTGAGTTACTGGTTCAACTTGACATCATTGCTTATAGGAATACTTGGCTGCATTGGGATGGGCATTGTGGCTTCTTTTCAG GAGACATCTGTTACAACAGTGCATGATGTGGGCGCCCTCCTCACCTTCATCTGTGGGATTGCGTATATATTTCTTCAGTCCATTATCACCTTTAAGGCctgtccacaatggagcaaaaAGGGGACCTGCTATATACGAATGACCATTTCTGTGATATCAATAATTGCTTTATTTCCTA TGATAATATGTGCTTCATTCGATGGCATGAAATTTTACCGTTGTGAAGTTGGTGAAGAG CCGTCTCCATATCACCAGGCAAGTGCAGTTTGTGAATGGATTGTAGCTTTTGGATTTGTTACCTTCTTCTTGACTTACATAAAGGAGTTTCAG GCTGTTACTTTGAAAATAACTACAGAAATACAGGATGATTTTTGA